The following are encoded together in the Salvelinus alpinus chromosome 29, SLU_Salpinus.1, whole genome shotgun sequence genome:
- the vps28 gene encoding vacuolar protein sorting-associated protein 28 homolog, translating into MFHGIPVTGGMGGAPANKPELYEEVKLYKNAREREKFDNMAELFAVVKTLQALEKAYIKDCVTPNEYTAACSRLLVQYKAAFKQVQGSDVGSIDDFCRKYRLDCPLAMERIKEDRPITIKDDKGNLNRCIADIVSLFITVMDKLRLEIRAMDEIQPDLRELMETMNRMSNMPPDNEAKDKVSLWLTTLSSMSASDELDDSQVRQMLFDLESAYNAFNRFLHSS; encoded by the exons ATGTTTCACGGAATACCTGTCACGGGAGGTATGGGAGGAG CTCCTGCCAATAAACCTGAATTGTATGAG gAAGTAAAATTGTACAAGAATGCAAGAGAACGAGAGAA GTTTGACAACATGGCAGAGCTGTTTGCTGTGGTGAAGACACTTCAGGCCCTGGAGAAAGCTTACATCAAAGACTGTGTGACCCCTAATGA GTACACGGCTGCTTGCTCCAGGTTGCTGGTGCAATACAAGGCTGCTTTCAAACAGGTCCAGGGATCTGACGTGGGTTCTATCGATGACTTCTGCAGGAAGTACAGA CTTGACTGCCCGCTAGCTATGGAGAGAATCAAGGAGGATCGACCAATCACCATCAAGGATGACAAGGGCAACCTGAATCGCTGCATTGCAGATATCGTATCG CTCTTTATCACTGTGATGGACAAGCTACGTCTGGAGATCCGGGCCATGGATGAG ATCCAACCAGACCTGAGAGAGCTGATGGAGACCATGAACAGAATGAGCAACATGCCCCCAGACAATGAGGCCAAGGACAAAGTCAGCCTCTG GTTGACCACTCTCAGCAGCATGTCAGCCTCTGATGAGCTGGACGACTCCCAGGTTCGCCAGATGCTGTTTGACCTGGAGTCAGCCTACAATGCCTTCAACCGCTTCTTACACTCCTCCTAA